A stretch of DNA from Oryza brachyantha chromosome 4, ObraRS2, whole genome shotgun sequence:
TTCGCTGCTAATTAAACAAACTATGGAAGAGATCGAACAACAGAGACTGCATTGTTAATTTAAGTGACTCTTAAGTGTTCTCCGGATCAATTATATTTAGCCCTTCTTGATGTCCTGTAATTAAACATCGCATTCAGCTTTCAGCTTTCTACAGACAACCAGTTAGGTCGAATCACACAACACGCAGCTACCAGGATATATATTACCAACACAAAATAATCAGATGATCAGATGGGGCCTacaagatacatatatataacagcAAAGCGGTGGTGCACTCAAGTGTGAGCAAAGAGCCATGCTGTAGTGGGATCTCTCTCCAACCATTCCTGCAGTGTCGCCACTGCTAGCTGCGAGCTAGCTAGAAATCAAACCCAACGTAAAAACTAAGAAGTAGctagagaggaagaagatgatggaTACAGAAGATCGCACTGAGATAATTAAGGAGGGGAAGGCAGTAGTACTGGAAGGCATGGCTCTACTCCCGTCTCGGTTCAGGAGGATATGCGTCTTCTGCGGGAGCAGCCAGGGCAAGAAGAAGAGCTACCAGGATGCAGCCGTTGAGCTTGGCAAGGAGCTGGTACGTTTTGCTACTTCATTCTCATATGTAATCTTGGCACCAGCTTCTTTGCTTTTGAACTTTGATCTTGACGTCCTTTCTGATCTTCTTGCTGATTCAATTTTCTCTCGATCGTTAATGAAAAAACACCAAGAAATTAATCTTTTGCGCTGAAGCATTTTACTCTTCAGAGTTACACGCCTGGTGATATAGCTAGCTGGTCAAAGTAAATTTCGGTTTATCTACATCGTAATTATCATAAGGCCGCAgtaaatctctctctctctctgtttgcCCGAGTGACAGTGTACGCCTGCTGTGCAGCTTGTTCTTAGTAGAAGATGAGAGCACTGAGCATATGCATGAGATGCGTACGTGCGTATAGGTCTGAACTGAATTTCTGCAGGCATGCagtgaaacaaattaaaacttGTGTTTCTGAAAAAGAGAATGTGATCTTCGCtagctatattatatatgtgtgtgtgtgtgtttatgGGCTTGCACATGAGCTTATTTCttcacaggaaaaacacagtaTATATAGGATCCGcctaatgatcaaatgtttgaaaattttaattccaacACAAGTCAAAAAATACCATACACGTCCTCCCTTAGCCCTCCATGTATTGTACGTGTATTTGatagaagaataaaaaatcaaatgtctaatcaatagcaaaagtggtATATAACTAGAGCATTTTCTCATCGAGTATGTACCATAAGAtactactgttttctatataaagtttgatatcttctagtatctaatGTACCAAGAGataacaaattttacatagaaaataatagtatCTCATGGTATCTCCTCGAGgattgaaaaaaatgctcatataaatatatataggtctGTAGGTGCACTtggaattttatatttttgcagcTTGTGTAGTTCCATAGAAAATGACTTACTTGCTAGGTAGTTAATTACTACGTGCATTTGCATGGTGGCTTTTGGTCAGATCTTGGTGCTCACCGCAATTTTCTCCATCCATTTCAAGGCACTATATAAGTGCAAAAATGAAAGAGACTATCATGTGCATCAGGCTTAAAGGAAACTATATATAGGATGTACTGCACTACGTAGTAGCTAGACGGCTAGATATTCTAGATCAGttgatgatatatttattatagaaGACTAGATTCTAGAATGTAGAAATGCATGCCCACTCCCCATTATTATGGTTTCACTACAGGTAGCAAGGAACATTGATCTAGTGTATGGTGGAGGAAGTGTGGGGCTCATGGGCCTGGTCTCTCAAGCTGTCTACAATGGAGGGAGGCATGTTATTGGGtatgtaaaaaaatgcaataatTATTGATCATTCTTCAGCACTGATACATGGAAAGAATAACTCTCCATATAGTACACTTTGTAAGGTGCATGTCATCTTCTCATGAGAAAAAGACTTGGATTATGGTCTCTTTCCTTAGGTGCTCAATGCTAGTgctaatatataatttgccATCTTGTTGTCCCTATATGTGCAGGGTGATTCCCAAGACTCTTATGCCTAGAGAGGTAAGCACGCTCGTCTTCCTTCCAACAAGTCCTGTCATAGTTTATTCACATGCAACGATTCCCATGAGCTTGACATCATTGCTGATCACCAGTTAAAATCTCATCATTTTTCATTGGAAATGTCACTTGGAAAATTTCTACttaatacttataaatcaagtATGTTATTTTTGTAAGCATGATAGTCTCATTAGatgagatttattttttaaaaaaatcaatagaaCCGATCTAAAATTATATCACTTGTACGCATTGGAAAAACATGTATTATGGATATTTACGTTATACTACTGAAAATCATGCTTGTTCATTATCTCTCCAGAATCttgatatatagttttttcctCGAACGCTCAAAAAATTTGCGTGTTaatatattagaagaaaaTCTTGTCTGCTTACAAAAGATCTCATGGAATGTTCAAAGAAaatcttgttttcctttcccTCGTAGATGAAATCTTGCTGATCTTGACTGCTGCTTCTAGTGGCTGCCCCCTTTGTTCTTAAGGACTTGATCCTTTAAGCAGATGCTGACTTTATTAATCACAAAGAAATGGCTctcacatttttctttttgtcccCCAACAACAGCAACATGATTGCTTCTCCTGAGCCTTTGCTGCGTTGCTCTGATTAAACTATGTGTGCTACCACTCCTGTTAAACAGTGCTAAACCCCTTTGCTCGATGGCTAGTTGCTGCTGCCTCAACAGAGAGTTTGCTTGCTCTCTtacttacttttttttgtgaaGCAGAAAGCTGCAAGGTGTGCCCCTGTGCCGGCTTTGTCACATacgcatgcatgcttgctttTGTGTGCAGATTACGGGTGAGACAGTAGGGGAGGTGAAAGCAGTGGCAGATATGCATCAGAGGAAGGCTGAGATGGCCAGGCAATCTGATGCGTTCATAGCACTACCTGGTTAGTCTCTCCCTCACCACCTGCACTGCATATATAGCTTCATCAACTTGTTGATTGAATCCACATGTAATTTgctttaggtggtgtttagattgagaaaatttttgggagaagtgtcacatcaaatgtttgactggatgtcggaaggggttttcggacacgaatgaaaaaacgaatttcacggctagcctagaaaccgcgagacaaatcttttgagcctaattaatccgtcattagcacatgttggttactgtagcacttatgactaatcatggactaattaggctcaaaagattcgtttcaagatttctttcgtaactatgcaattagtttttttgttcatctatatttaatgctttatttaggtgtccaaagattcgatgtgatgtttttgaaaaaaaatttaggaactaaataaggccttaCTTTTGTTGTCGATCGATCTCCTTGTCATGTTTTCCTTTATCATGTTAGATACGTGGCTAGTGGAAGTGGGAGTGGGAAAGTTGTGTAAAGCAGGGTGCATGGGTTTGACTTTGACCTGCCAAATtggcttgcatgcatgctgccgTCCAGTTGGTGCATGCAGATCCTTCTTTATACGCATGAGCTGGTCGATCAGGTTTTCAGATAAGAGGCCATGCTATGGCCCTATTTGAGCCACTTCATGCTGATATTTTCAGTTGCGCTCTTAGCTTATCTCTTTCAATGTTCTGATTTATTTGCACTAAATCATTTGTGAACCGAAATTGTGATCCGTCTTATTTACCAAGGACCAAATTTTCTGGCCCATATATCACTGAGGATGGACTGGTAAATTGAACTGAATTCAGGACCATCATAATGAACCTGAGATAACTTCATGCTACTATGATACTGAAACTCGGTATAGAAATATGCTGTAGACAATGCAAACATCCAACAATTATATCCAAGAAGATACTATATATATCGGCAATTCCCTCAATAGATACTCGTATTtctggggagagagagggaacaCTGTTCATCATTActtcattttgtttattgcAGGGGGGTATGGAACACTTGAAGAGCTCCTGGAAGTAATTGCATGGGCTCAGCTCGGCATTCACGACAAGCCGGTACATACTGAAACAATTCCTGAGCTTTTGCACATGCGACATGCGTGTACACGCAC
This window harbors:
- the LOC102710782 gene encoding probable cytokinin riboside 5'-monophosphate phosphoribohydrolase LOGL6 — its product is MMDTEDRTEIIKEGKAVVLEGMALLPSRFRRICVFCGSSQGKKKSYQDAAVELGKELVARNIDLVYGGGSVGLMGLVSQAVYNGGRHVIGVIPKTLMPREITGETVGEVKAVADMHQRKAEMARQSDAFIALPGGYGTLEELLEVIAWAQLGIHDKPVGLLNVDGYYNSLLSFIDKAVEEEFISPSARHIIVLAPTPKELVEKLEAYSPRHDEVVPKMQWEMEKLSYCKSCEIPGLKEGSKATIQAQRGSML